The following proteins are co-located in the bacterium genome:
- a CDS encoding Xaa-Pro peptidase family protein, with the protein MPRRASRPGSGALMIYAASEHDSNLYYAVKFSVPDPFPYFRIGNKDIILMSDLELGRAQKQAQVDEVLSYSEAQMAAKGQGIERPGVADVSAHFLKSRGVRKVTVPDNFNLGLADALRQRGIQVVPKADPFFEQRVLKSEEEVRMITRSLRHTEAAIHKLEDLLRRSRIVGKRLSYRGTLVTSELLKKVLNVSMMENNCIGSHTIVASGNQGCDPHQEGTGPVWAHQSLIVDVFPRSADTFYYADITRTFVKGKASPQLKRQYEAVRHAQELGIKKVAPGVNGREVHQAIQKDMESRGYRTEKRKGTMVGFFHGTGHGLGLDVHEPPRVNASDHVLRPGEVVTVEPGLYYPGVGAVRIEDLLVVTPKGHRNLTVYPKKLEIP; encoded by the coding sequence CTCGGTGCCCGACCCGTTCCCTTATTTCCGTATCGGGAACAAGGACATCATCCTCATGAGCGACCTGGAGCTGGGCCGGGCCCAAAAACAGGCCCAGGTGGACGAGGTCCTGTCCTACTCGGAGGCCCAGATGGCGGCCAAAGGCCAGGGGATCGAACGCCCGGGCGTCGCCGACGTTTCGGCCCACTTCCTCAAGTCCCGGGGGGTGCGGAAGGTCACGGTGCCGGACAACTTCAACCTGGGACTGGCCGACGCCCTGCGGCAAAGGGGCATCCAGGTCGTCCCGAAGGCCGACCCCTTCTTCGAACAGAGGGTCCTCAAGAGCGAGGAGGAAGTGCGGATGATCACCCGCTCCCTGCGCCACACGGAGGCCGCCATCCACAAGCTCGAGGACCTTTTGCGGCGCTCCCGGATCGTGGGCAAACGCTTGTCCTACCGGGGGACCTTGGTCACTTCCGAACTGCTCAAGAAGGTCCTGAACGTCTCCATGATGGAGAACAACTGCATCGGCAGTCACACCATCGTGGCCAGTGGAAACCAGGGCTGCGACCCGCACCAGGAAGGGACGGGACCGGTCTGGGCCCACCAATCCCTGATCGTGGACGTGTTCCCGAGGTCCGCTGACACCTTTTATTACGCCGATATCACCCGGACCTTCGTGAAGGGGAAGGCCTCCCCGCAATTGAAACGCCAATACGAGGCGGTCCGCCACGCCCAGGAATTGGGGATCAAGAAGGTGGCCCCGGGCGTGAATGGGCGGGAGGTCCACCAGGCGATCCAGAAGGATATGGAATCGCGGGGTTACCGGACGGAAAAGCGCAAGGGGACCATGGTGGGTTTCTTCCATGGGACCGGCCATGGCCTGGGGTTGGACGTGCATGAACCACCGCGGGTCAATGCGAGCGACCACGTGCTCAGACCGGGGGAAGTGGTGACGGTGGAACCGGGTCTCTATTATCCCGGAGTGGGAGCGGTCCGCATCGAGGACCTTTTGGTGGTCACGCCCAAAGGGCACCGGAACTTGACGGTCTATCCCAAGAAGCTGGAGATCCCCTAA